A region of Thermococcus piezophilus DNA encodes the following proteins:
- a CDS encoding PH0542 domain-containing protein gives MEKELDIREALATGKHINEIIIQATLNKEFLKEVLHYLDDDLWIVQKNALRVVVEAIREMPDLHESLITKLLVMLRKSEAIPLTQEIARAFGVLVEINPEKVAKVVPAIFANYRVGDPKIKVNMAYVLEEIMRVNPSLLGNVFRDIGYMLTSKDTTDKLTALNFISALGENGLRYISPFLPKLFTLLYDKDEIVRASTVETLIHIVELNPKLRKIIRSKLEEMDDRSDLVTKKVKEGLTRLIIIERGR, from the coding sequence ATGGAAAAAGAGCTGGACATCAGGGAGGCACTGGCCACAGGGAAACACATCAATGAGATTATCATACAAGCCACTCTTAACAAAGAATTCCTGAAGGAAGTACTTCACTACCTCGACGACGACCTATGGATCGTGCAGAAGAATGCCCTTAGGGTAGTTGTTGAGGCAATACGAGAGATGCCTGATCTCCATGAGTCCCTCATAACTAAACTCCTGGTGATGCTCAGAAAGAGCGAGGCAATACCTCTGACTCAGGAGATAGCGAGGGCCTTCGGTGTACTCGTGGAGATTAACCCAGAAAAGGTTGCAAAAGTTGTTCCAGCGATATTCGCCAACTACAGGGTAGGTGACCCAAAGATAAAGGTCAACATGGCGTACGTCCTTGAGGAGATAATGCGTGTGAATCCCAGCCTTCTCGGCAATGTATTTAGAGACATAGGTTACATGCTCACCTCAAAAGACACGACGGACAAACTTACTGCGCTTAATTTTATCTCGGCACTTGGAGAGAACGGTCTCAGATACATCAGCCCCTTCCTGCCGAAGCTCTTTACACTACTCTACGACAAAGATGAGATAGTTCGAGCAAGCACCGTTGAAACGCTCATTCACATAGTCGAGCTCAATCCAAAGCTCAGGAAAATAATTCGCTCAAAACTTGAGGAAATGGACGACAGAAGTGACCTAGTTACAAAGAAGGTTAAAGAAGGACTAACCAGGCTTATTATCATCGAAAGAGGAAGATGA
- a CDS encoding methyl-accepting chemotaxis protein, giving the protein MEFKKKILAIVILGLVLVTAVASGMMIYAGKSMEKTIEAKMSPIIENQAKDVVKAQAEATANEFEAFFREIETHGTMAKEVTIVSLNAVKEKGYNFGDPGYADELRPIILEHFAAISKSEPKISAVYFGDVNGNMFIYPEQELPKDYDPRVRPWYKKALEVNGPTWSEPYKDASTGKWVVTYAVPVYYEGKLIGVVGVDVYIDTLIEKIDRIKVGQTGYVYVVGPDGMIYLHPKHEYMMNLNVFQQESLKPVADIIRSGKDEGVVMYTGEGTEIVVAGAKIPSTGWYVFAKVPVSEVTGSITTVVNDLKESTAKDAVKLIIILAILSIVIALVAYRLISSSIKPLEALRDVALSLAEGRLSEVSRKLKQIHYIENDEIGALLRAFEAIGKELVGTLDTIASKLERLAEGDLSNGLTVEAKGELRRILEDLRNTTQKLKGLIGEIVHITDELEKRANVLAEISSSVTEAINQVNEAVQQVSIEAQRQQENINEITEGMRFVAEVSSESVRVMEEFEEAVNEVVNIASEGREKGEASAQQIESIQETMRDIENAVTKVAEMSRNIEEITNVITNIAEQTNLLALNAAIEAARAGEAGRGFAVVAQEIRKLAEESKQAADNIKNIIDQITAEIRDAVESTRRGVTVVGESAETLRETTNYLTNIADLLQDTKDRMSSVKEQILRTQDEVDKALRALENLAASAEETTASAEEVSSAVQEQTASIEELQRAANDLRDIVQNLREMISRFKL; this is encoded by the coding sequence ATGGAGTTTAAGAAGAAAATCCTGGCAATCGTAATACTCGGGTTGGTGCTTGTTACAGCAGTGGCCAGTGGAATGATGATATACGCAGGTAAAAGCATGGAAAAAACCATTGAGGCAAAGATGTCTCCGATAATCGAGAATCAAGCAAAAGATGTCGTTAAAGCACAAGCTGAAGCAACCGCAAACGAGTTTGAAGCATTCTTCAGGGAAATAGAAACCCATGGAACGATGGCGAAAGAGGTAACAATAGTGTCTCTCAATGCAGTGAAGGAAAAGGGCTACAACTTCGGCGATCCTGGCTATGCCGATGAACTCAGGCCCATCATCTTGGAGCATTTTGCCGCTATCAGCAAGTCAGAACCAAAAATAAGCGCAGTCTATTTTGGCGATGTCAACGGCAACATGTTCATCTATCCGGAACAGGAACTTCCCAAAGACTATGATCCACGCGTCAGACCGTGGTATAAGAAGGCCCTTGAGGTAAACGGTCCTACTTGGAGTGAGCCCTATAAAGATGCATCCACCGGTAAGTGGGTGGTAACCTATGCAGTGCCGGTTTACTATGAAGGCAAACTCATCGGGGTTGTTGGCGTGGATGTTTACATTGACACCCTTATTGAAAAGATTGACAGGATCAAAGTGGGCCAGACGGGATATGTATACGTTGTTGGCCCCGACGGAATGATATATCTGCATCCCAAGCACGAGTACATGATGAACCTCAACGTCTTCCAACAGGAATCCCTCAAGCCAGTAGCCGACATAATACGCAGCGGTAAAGATGAGGGGGTTGTAATGTACACAGGAGAAGGGACTGAAATCGTTGTCGCCGGTGCTAAAATACCAAGCACAGGCTGGTACGTTTTTGCTAAAGTTCCAGTGAGTGAGGTAACTGGATCAATCACGACAGTTGTAAATGACTTAAAGGAGAGCACAGCAAAGGACGCCGTTAAGCTCATTATCATACTAGCCATACTCTCAATTGTGATAGCCCTTGTGGCCTATAGATTAATATCCTCCTCTATTAAACCACTCGAGGCCCTTAGGGACGTCGCACTGTCCCTCGCTGAAGGAAGGTTGAGTGAGGTAAGCAGAAAGCTCAAGCAGATTCACTACATTGAGAACGATGAAATTGGGGCTCTCCTTAGAGCTTTTGAGGCCATCGGGAAAGAGCTCGTCGGAACTTTGGACACTATAGCGAGTAAACTTGAGCGTTTGGCCGAAGGTGATCTGAGCAACGGTCTAACAGTCGAAGCCAAGGGCGAACTTAGAAGGATCCTTGAGGATCTAAGAAACACCACCCAAAAACTCAAGGGTCTTATAGGTGAAATCGTTCACATTACAGATGAACTTGAAAAGCGTGCCAACGTGCTTGCCGAGATTTCCAGTAGCGTTACCGAGGCCATTAATCAGGTTAACGAGGCAGTTCAGCAGGTTAGTATTGAGGCCCAGCGTCAGCAGGAGAACATCAACGAGATAACAGAAGGAATGCGCTTTGTAGCAGAGGTCAGCTCCGAGAGCGTTAGAGTAATGGAAGAGTTTGAAGAGGCTGTCAACGAGGTCGTTAACATCGCCAGTGAAGGCAGGGAGAAAGGTGAAGCCTCAGCCCAGCAGATCGAGAGTATCCAGGAGACAATGAGGGACATCGAAAACGCTGTAACCAAGGTGGCGGAGATGAGTAGGAACATTGAAGAAATAACCAACGTGATTACCAACATTGCAGAGCAGACGAATTTACTCGCTCTAAACGCCGCCATTGAAGCCGCAAGGGCTGGCGAAGCTGGTAGAGGTTTTGCAGTCGTTGCTCAGGAGATCCGTAAGCTGGCCGAGGAAAGCAAACAGGCAGCGGACAACATCAAGAACATCATTGATCAAATTACGGCCGAGATCAGAGACGCCGTGGAGAGCACGAGACGGGGTGTCACCGTGGTTGGGGAGAGTGCTGAAACTCTCAGGGAGACTACCAACTATTTGACAAACATTGCTGACCTCCTCCAGGATACCAAGGATAGGATGAGCAGTGTAAAAGAGCAAATCCTCCGCACTCAAGACGAGGTCGATAAGGCCCTGAGGGCGTTGGAGAATCTGGCAGCCAGTGCTGAAGAAACCACGGCTTCTGCGGAAGAGGTTAGCTCCGCCGTCCAGGAGCAGACCGCTTCAATTGAAGAGTTACAGCGTGCCGCCAACGACCTAAGGGACATCGTTCAAAACCTCAGAGAAATGATAAGCAGATTCAAGCTCTAA
- a CDS encoding chemotaxis protein CheC produces the protein MEYEKYLKNLDEFAKSALVETFNIGASRAADTLSRMTGLTVNVTVPGMEITSIKNLPEKVGEDVKAAVYIQLSKGFSGHAFFIMDLNNALTMSDLMMGMPPGSTTELDEMAKSAVMEAGNILISSFANALSEFLGTEIEQTPPNLVIDFLPAILDLALADIGQYCDYTLLLKTQMKIEGIEFKEHFIILPHPSSMKKIIDTLLGGLV, from the coding sequence GTGGAATATGAAAAATATCTTAAAAATCTCGACGAGTTCGCAAAGAGCGCGCTGGTTGAGACCTTCAACATAGGCGCTTCAAGAGCGGCGGACACCCTCAGCAGGATGACCGGTCTAACAGTCAACGTAACGGTTCCGGGAATGGAAATCACGTCAATCAAAAATCTGCCAGAAAAGGTTGGCGAGGATGTAAAGGCGGCTGTGTACATACAGCTGAGCAAGGGCTTCAGTGGTCATGCGTTCTTCATTATGGATCTAAATAATGCCCTCACGATGTCTGACCTTATGATGGGAATGCCCCCTGGAAGCACAACGGAGCTTGATGAAATGGCAAAGTCCGCGGTGATGGAGGCGGGTAATATACTGATATCCTCCTTCGCAAACGCACTCAGTGAGTTCCTCGGGACGGAGATAGAGCAAACTCCACCCAATCTGGTCATTGATTTTCTCCCCGCCATACTTGATCTTGCACTCGCCGATATAGGTCAGTATTGCGACTATACCCTACTCCTGAAAACTCAGATGAAAATTGAAGGTATTGAGTTCAAAGAGCACTTCATAATACTCCCTCATCCTTCCTCTATGAAGAAGATTATAGATACCCTGCTGGGGGGATTGGTATGA
- a CDS encoding PQQ-binding-like beta-propeller repeat protein encodes MILVLILALSVLGTVTADDNPILWKGTVCDDVQYQKSIEAVAINDGRVYAGCSYRQLVNSSGMIGIYYLGQLVAYSFNGTFLWQNDSGYVVELYPLSSGKVIVGTIGGFVTFDENGKFLSRNLTINKLYDFQILDNTVYAVDGDFFLENDSVTYVGHLYRGEIINDSVVLNSWIVNFTSLVSRVRVGEGIIYIGAGFPSGYVGPRQFGFVYGVLPNGTLSWTVETGQWVRDMELFGNDVIAGTGKGTSEGYLYRIDPSGNVVWKRRLFYTEDIEIADGRIYVGGMGNGNGVLAAIDPETGNMLWNQTFPFRVKVVKYVNGTLLVGVGKFESRQENGTTIIYTYGSLYALDAKTGKILGAVTDIGYVRSIAVEGNVAIVGTASSYFYVVDIGKLAGKKNRGICGPAVLVGLVIIPLLRRKH; translated from the coding sequence GTGATTCTGGTGTTAATATTAGCTCTTTCAGTGCTGGGGACCGTGACCGCGGATGACAATCCGATACTTTGGAAGGGCACGGTCTGTGATGATGTCCAGTATCAGAAGAGCATAGAGGCTGTTGCGATCAATGACGGTAGGGTGTACGCCGGTTGCTCATACAGACAGCTGGTTAACTCGAGCGGAATGATAGGTATATATTATCTCGGTCAACTGGTTGCTTACTCGTTCAACGGAACTTTTCTTTGGCAGAACGACTCAGGCTATGTTGTAGAGCTGTATCCTCTTTCCAGTGGAAAAGTTATCGTTGGAACCATCGGCGGCTTCGTAACATTTGACGAGAACGGCAAGTTCCTCTCAAGGAATCTAACCATTAACAAGCTTTACGATTTCCAAATCCTGGACAACACTGTTTACGCTGTTGATGGAGACTTCTTCCTTGAGAACGATAGCGTTACATATGTGGGGCACCTATATAGGGGAGAGATAATCAACGATAGCGTCGTCCTAAACAGCTGGATCGTTAACTTCACGAGCCTCGTGAGCAGGGTTCGCGTAGGGGAGGGAATAATCTACATTGGAGCGGGTTTTCCGTCGGGTTACGTGGGGCCAAGGCAGTTTGGCTTCGTTTACGGTGTTCTTCCCAATGGAACGCTCTCCTGGACCGTCGAGACTGGACAGTGGGTTAGGGATATGGAGCTTTTTGGGAACGACGTCATCGCGGGAACAGGCAAAGGGACCTCTGAGGGTTACCTCTATCGTATTGATCCGTCTGGAAACGTGGTCTGGAAGAGGAGGCTTTTTTATACGGAGGACATCGAAATAGCTGATGGAAGAATTTACGTTGGTGGAATGGGTAACGGCAATGGTGTTCTCGCAGCGATCGATCCGGAAACAGGGAACATGTTGTGGAACCAGACCTTTCCGTTCAGAGTCAAGGTTGTCAAATACGTAAATGGCACCCTCTTGGTCGGTGTTGGCAAGTTCGAGAGCAGGCAGGAGAATGGAACCACTATAATCTACACCTACGGCTCCCTCTACGCGCTTGATGCAAAGACCGGGAAAATATTAGGTGCCGTCACTGACATCGGCTACGTCAGGAGCATCGCGGTTGAAGGAAACGTGGCCATAGTGGGAACAGCAAGTTCATACTTCTACGTGGTGGACATCGGAAAACTCGCCGGGAAGAAAAATCGGGGCATCTGCGGTCCAGCTGTCCTCGTGGGGCTGGTCATAATACCCCTATTACGCAGAAAGCACTAA
- a CDS encoding CheF family chemotaxis protein, whose protein sequence is MAVTETRVKVAIVSSWRGSREVKWKDAIGVIQNDGITLKYLRMGEVIGEDTFSFSSLSDLSVNVPDNYKLNPEKEHFGMKFYIPGRGELMLILTIGDNLLIYDEKKFREFIHTIFEVLINGKAVKLLLARIKGGAINMESKWEDGSLRIVSIKSAKKGTTERNIVVLDSTKKPIPIFSDVEDMDVEEIDMDGKKVEAWKIKHFYVNETITSYLYIPEKKTRLYVLRYLIRYIPGYFEFVRKLSKEFPVLQAEFKEVIEKELKELESLDEMEKQILMALYSGLNPLEVHQFLGLDEREIEEIYDRMIDKGLLKIVMIRKVVDLTREGRKIVNKLIEYGLVAM, encoded by the coding sequence ATGGCAGTAACGGAGACCAGGGTAAAGGTGGCTATAGTTTCATCTTGGAGAGGCTCGAGAGAGGTGAAATGGAAAGACGCAATTGGGGTTATCCAGAACGATGGAATAACCCTTAAATACCTCCGCATGGGAGAGGTCATAGGAGAGGACACTTTCTCATTCTCATCGCTCTCCGACTTAAGTGTAAACGTTCCCGATAACTACAAGCTCAACCCCGAGAAAGAGCACTTCGGTATGAAATTTTACATTCCTGGAAGAGGGGAATTGATGTTGATACTCACCATTGGGGACAACCTGCTGATATATGATGAAAAGAAGTTTAGAGAGTTCATTCATACAATATTCGAAGTGCTCATTAACGGCAAGGCGGTGAAGCTACTGCTGGCCAGGATTAAAGGAGGGGCAATAAACATGGAGTCCAAGTGGGAGGACGGATCGCTCAGGATAGTCTCCATAAAGTCAGCCAAGAAGGGAACAACCGAGAGGAATATCGTGGTTCTTGACTCAACCAAGAAGCCGATACCCATATTTTCTGATGTTGAGGATATGGATGTTGAAGAGATCGACATGGATGGTAAAAAGGTGGAGGCATGGAAAATAAAACACTTCTACGTGAATGAGACCATCACCTCCTACCTATACATACCAGAGAAGAAAACCAGATTATATGTGCTCCGCTATTTGATCAGATACATACCTGGCTACTTTGAGTTCGTGAGGAAACTGTCGAAGGAATTTCCCGTGCTTCAGGCAGAGTTTAAAGAGGTCATAGAGAAGGAACTAAAGGAACTGGAGAGCCTTGATGAGATGGAGAAACAAATTCTCATGGCACTCTATTCAGGTCTTAACCCGCTGGAGGTTCATCAGTTCCTCGGCCTCGATGAGAGAGAAATAGAGGAGATATACGACAGGATGATAGACAAGGGGCTCCTAAAAATAGTCATGATAAGGAAAGTTGTGGATCTCACACGGGAGGGCAGAAAGATAGTAAACAAACTGATAGAATATGGCCTTGTGGCGATGTAA
- a CDS encoding chemotaxis protein CheD, giving the protein MQEIKVGIGDYAVGKKAGIISTYGLGSCVGITLYDRLTKVGGLLHALLPEAAYYGNRGNPAKYVDTGLQLLIRDFQKLGGNPRRAEAKLFGGAHMFTNITSEQLMIGKRNVETAKRELKRFGIRLVAEDTGGKGGRTIYFDLSTGKVRMRKVSNGKVIEKIY; this is encoded by the coding sequence TTGCAGGAGATAAAGGTCGGAATCGGCGACTATGCTGTCGGAAAGAAGGCCGGGATAATAAGCACCTATGGGTTAGGCAGCTGTGTCGGTATAACCCTCTACGATAGACTCACAAAGGTAGGTGGCCTGCTCCATGCCCTCCTGCCGGAAGCGGCATACTATGGAAACAGGGGCAATCCTGCCAAATACGTTGATACAGGCTTACAGCTCCTCATAAGGGACTTCCAAAAACTTGGGGGTAATCCGAGAAGGGCTGAGGCAAAACTTTTCGGGGGGGCGCACATGTTCACCAACATAACCAGCGAGCAGCTCATGATAGGGAAGAGGAACGTAGAGACAGCCAAACGGGAACTTAAAAGGTTTGGAATCAGGCTCGTGGCCGAGGATACCGGGGGGAAGGGAGGAAGAACCATCTACTTTGACCTCTCAACTGGTAAAGTCAGGATGAGGAAGGTATCCAATGGAAAGGTTATCGAGAAGATTTACTAA
- a CDS encoding chemotaxis protein CheC, with protein sequence MSGHKSWFSEWYQDIFREASNIAMSHALTALSNMIGEIEMEPPEVEVIPRAKFLATIIRKGISNSFVVMFDITEGLTGLAILQFPKKSAQALVALLLGTETSDDEIDDIGRSAIMEVGNILISVYTDILAKLIDEPVSLSPPKHVTSPYDIEKELTRPDLRDVQEVIIFRTRFYQSNTGIESLFYLIPTKDSFDKLVGKLEAQVKDVEPTIQSNEGSNQG encoded by the coding sequence ATGAGCGGGCACAAGAGCTGGTTTTCTGAGTGGTATCAGGACATATTTCGTGAAGCTTCCAACATAGCAATGAGCCACGCATTGACCGCACTCTCAAACATGATAGGCGAGATTGAAATGGAGCCTCCGGAAGTTGAGGTCATACCGCGGGCAAAGTTTCTGGCCACCATCATCAGAAAAGGAATAAGCAACAGTTTTGTCGTGATGTTTGATATAACCGAAGGACTTACAGGGCTCGCCATTCTGCAGTTTCCAAAGAAGAGTGCCCAAGCGCTCGTGGCACTGCTTCTTGGCACAGAGACCAGTGATGATGAAATAGACGATATTGGGAGATCAGCCATAATGGAAGTGGGTAACATACTCATCTCGGTCTACACCGATATACTGGCCAAGCTCATTGATGAACCCGTCTCGCTTAGTCCACCAAAGCATGTCACAAGTCCATACGATATAGAGAAGGAACTTACCAGACCGGACCTAAGGGATGTTCAGGAGGTTATAATTTTCAGAACGCGCTTTTATCAGTCCAACACAGGTATCGAGAGCCTGTTCTATCTCATTCCAACCAAAGATTCATTTGACAAACTGGTTGGAAAACTTGAGGCTCAAGTCAAGGACGTTGAGCCAACGATACAATCTAATGAAGGCTCAAATCAGGGTTAG